The genomic DNA TTGTTCcaatttgttgattgttgtaaCTGTTTGGGTAAAAACCGAAATGAGAGTAGATGTGAGACTGTGTTAGTGTTGTTAACTTGTGTTCATTGCTGCAGGTTCTTAATTCAAATGGAGTTGTTTTGGTAGAGTTCTTTGCGCCATGGTGTGGCCACTGCAAAGCTCTAACACCTACATGGGAGAAAGTGGCTAATATTCTTAAAGGAGTTGCGACTGTTGCTGCAATTGACGCAGACGCTCACCAGTCTGCTGCTCAGGTTTGTGTTATTGAGTCATCTCACACAGCTATTACGGTTGCTTGTGAATCGtacaagaaaatcaaacctGTTTAGTAGTCTCTGTAAATGTACGAAGCTTACGCTTTAGCTTACCCAATGTTGTGATACTGACAATAGACTCTCTGGTCCAGGATTATGGTATCCAAAGCTTCCCTACTATTAAAGTCTTTGTTCCCGGAAAGCCTCCGATCGATTACCAAGGAGCCAGGGATGCCAAATCCATTGCTAATTTTGCTTACAAGCAGGTTTGTCACATGCTCCTGCTTGGTTCTTCATTACATAACTATATAATCGTCAACAATGAGTGCTTTTAAAGGCCCAATCAAGATGTTATTGCCACAGCAAATTacctttactttattttaatttttggccACACAAGCAGATAacatattttgataaatatgcCATAGTTATGTAGAAAAGGTTTTTTATGCTCATTTGTTAAGTGCTGTAGATTCGTAGAGGAATCACACTAATTttccatcaaacaaaatatagtaaTGGCCTGATTCTGTCTAAATATTTTTGACATGTTTTCTTTTACAAGTAACACTTTCAAAATACAAAGGGCTGCAGTTGATGACATATTATATGGTGTCAGCATCATAATACTACCACTTTTTCAATGACTTTGTAGCTACATTCGTAATATAGTAATTGAAGAACCTCAAGTGGCCATTATTTCATATTCATTTGCCTCGTGTAGCTGTTTTCAGATAAGCTTATTGCTCTTATTGTTTGCTCCCCAGATCAAGGGTCTTTTGAGTGACCGTTTGGAAGGCAAAAGTAAACCAACTGGAGGAGGATCTAATGAAAAGAAATCTGAACCTAGTGCATCTGTGGAACTGAACTCTAGCAATTTTGATGAGTTGGTCATCAAAAGCAATGAACTCTGGATCGTTGAGTTTTTTGCACCTTGGTAAGTTGTGCTTATTGGCCCAGTGAACTGTTCATGCCTTCAAACTTCCTCCGTACATCTCAAGTTGTAAACcatattttttcttccttctaaAAGGTGTGGACACTGCAAAAAGCTTGCCCCGGAGTGGAAAAAGGCTGCAAAAAATTTGAAGGGGAAGGTGAATTTAGGCCATGTCAATTGCGATGTTGAGCAGGTAATCACAATATATGTTTACATTTAATATAACTGTCTATCAGAGATCATTTCTATGGACTCTTTCATGCCTCAGCATTCTACCTGTTTCTTAGAAAATTTACCATGAAAGTCGGCTTCCTATGCCTAGTCTTTATCCATTTGCCTTTGAAGCATGAATCCTGGCCAGCTGCGACAATGTCTTTTCTTTGTATAAActcttgttttcattttacCGGGTTCTGACCAAAATTGTTATGTATTGCAGTCGATAATGAGCAGATTCAAAGTGCAAGGATTCCCTACAATTTTGGTATTTGGTCTAGACAAAAGCAGCCCAACTTCTTACGATGGTGCTAGAACTGCGTCGGCGATAGAATCTTTTGCTTCTGAGCTTGTAGAATCTAGTGCTGGCCCTGTTGAAGTAACTGAGCTAACTGGGTCGGTAGGTTCACATCTTTTGCTTTGTCTCTAACAATATACTGTATCTTAAATAAGGTCGAACCCAAGACATTGACACTTGTTCCACAATGATTGTATAGGATGTCATGGAAAAGAATTGTGGTTCTGCTGCTATTTGCTTCATCTCTTTCTTACCTGACATTCTTGACTCCAAAGCTGAAGGAAGGAACAAGTACCTCGAGATTTTATTAGCAGTTGCAGAGAAGTTTAAGAAGCACCCTTACAGGTATACTAAGAATAATTCTATTCTCTGTGCAGCATCATTGTCCTGTTCTTGGTTAGTGCCAATGATTTTATAGCCTTCCCACTAAGGGGGTGAAGAAAAGTTTTTAGTGTTCTTAGGAACCTAAAATGAACAAAGTGTTGAAACttttagaaatatattaccTAATCTGAAACTCTCATTTAAGAATGATCTCGCAATCTTACATAAGTGTTAGGATATCCAAATCTTTGTTCGTTTAGAAGTTTTAGGACTTGCTTTGGGAACATCTGGATAAGGCTCGTTATTTTTCATGCACATCTCATATTATCATTTCTTAATAGTCAGAATGAGATTCTCATGTAAAATTTGACATATCTGCAGTTTTATATGGGTGGCGGCTGTAACTCAGCCGGATTTGGAGAAGCGAGTTAATGTGGGAGGATATGGTTATCCAGCCATGGTAGCCATGAACATGAAGAAAGGAGTATACGCTCCTCTTAAAAGCGCCTTTGAGCTTCCACACCTCTTGTAAGTTTGGTTTAACTAGAGATCTTAATGGTTTAGATTAAGTCAGGTGGTTTCGCTCTTGTAAACAATGTAAGTTTCGCATGTGCTGTTACATCAGAGAATTTGTGAAGGATGCTGGGGCCGGTGGAAAAGGAAATTTGCCTATGAATGGAACACCAGAGATCGTGACGACAAAGGCATGGGATGGTAAAGATGGAGAGCTGATTGAGGAAGATGAATTCTCACTTGAAGAACTCATGGGAGGTGATGATACTGTTGCTTCGAAGGATGAGTTGTGAAGGATCCAATGGTCTTAACCTCCTCCGTTGAATGTGtttcaagtttttgtattttccaAAAGAGAGTCAGATCATTTCAGGAGATAGAACAGTCTGGATTTGGGATATAAATAGACACATAAGAGAGAACTTGTGCTGGAATGATATTATGAGTTAATCGCTCGAAACTTGTTTTCTCTGGTAGTCTTCATAAGGCTCATGGTAAGAGGcaaatttataaattgaaaCCTACTCATGTTATAGTAAAATCATAATCATAAGACAACATAAATCAAAGCATTACAGAGCAAAAGTAAGACTGTTTAGGAATGTCAAAGCCAAATCATGTTCCTAAGGTCTAAAACTTCTGGCAGTCTTTTGGTTCTATAGCCAAATCATGTTACTCTTGGTTCTATAGTACTATGCAGTCATTCATATAATCTTTGACTTCTACTCCCTTAGTAGAGCACTATATATTAGagaaaatagatattatttgctGAAACCAATTGGGTACAACGAGCAAGAAGTAATAAACCGAATTAAAATCGAACCCTGTCGTAGAAACTATTAAGGATACATATCCAACATGCATTAAACAGTTGATAAATTCAAAGGGATAGTGGAGAATGGGGAATTACACTTATCTGAACTCAGCGGTGTGAGTAAGGCAAAGACCTTGAATAAGCATACCGGGATGATACTAATGAAGGTGGAAGCTCAGATTCAGTTATGCTTGGGTATCTTTGTGATGACGATCGGTAGTATTCAGCCAATGAATCCGCTGTAACATACCGGGAATAcaagtcatcatcttctcttctcgGAGAAGCCATGAACGTCCTTGGCGGCCTTTCATACTCATAACTGTGATACGGGTCTCTCCTGTAGGAGTCCAAAGCAACCGCTGAAGTTGGAGGGTCAAGCGAGTTTCGACTCAGGAGTTCCCGTCTAGAACTTTGATGATCATACATGTGGTAGTCTCTTTCAGGCAAGTGAACAAGACGAACTTCCCTACTACGGTCATGCCTCTCAATCTCTGCTTGTCTCAAAAGCCGTTCATGGTCCACAGATGAACGGTATGAATCCAAACGAACACGGTCTCGGCTGACAATATCGTAAGATGAATCAGGAGGCNGACATTCTTGACTCCAAAGCTGAAGGAAGGAACAAGTACCTCGAGATTTTATTAGCAGTTGCAGAGAAGTTTAAGAAGCACCCTTACAGGTATACTAAGAATAATTCTATTCTCTGTGCAGCATCATTGTCCTGTTCTTGGTTAGTGCCAATGATTTTATAGCCTTCCCACTAAGGGGGTGAAGAAAAGTTTTTAGTGTTCTTAGGAACCTAAAATGAACAAAGTGTTGAAACttttagaaatatattaccTAATCTGAAACTCTCATTTAAGAATGATCTCGCAATCTTACATAAGTGTTAGGATATCCAAATCTTTGTTCGTTTAGAAGTTTTAGGACTTGCTTTGGGAACATCTGGATAAGGCTCGTTATTTTTCATGCACATCTCATATTATCATTTCTTAATAGTCAGAATGAGATTCTCATGTAAAATTTGACATATCTGCAGTTTTATATGGGTGGCGGCTGTAACTCAGCCGGATTTGGAGAAGCGAGTTAATGTGGGAGGATATGGTTATCCAGCCATGGTAGCCATGAACATGAAGAAAGGAGTATACGCTCCTCTTAAAAGCGCCTTTGAGCTTCCACACCTCTTGTAAGTTTGGTTTAACTAGAGATCTTAATGGTTTAGATTAAGTCAGGTGGTTTCGCTCTTGTAAACAATGTAAGTTTCGCATGTGCTGTTACATCAGAGAATTTGTGAAGGATGCTGGGGCCGGTGGAAAAGGAAATTTGCCTATGAATGGAACACCAGAGATCGTGACGACAAAGGCATGGGATGGTAAAGATGGAGAGCTGATTGAGGAAGATGAATTCTCACTTGAAGAACTCATGGGAGGTGATGATACTGTTGCTTCGAAGGATGAGTTGTGAAGGATCCAATGGTCTTAACCTCCTCCGTTGAATGTGtttcaagtttttgtattttccaAAAGAGAGTCAGATCATTTCAGGAGATAGAACAGTCTGGATTTGGGATATAAATAGACACATAAGAGAGAACTTGTGCTGGAATGATATTATGAGTTAATCGCTCGAAACTTGTTTTCTCTGGTAGTCTTCATAAGGCTCATGGTAAGAGGcaaatttataaattgaaaCCTACTCATGTTATAGTAAAATCATAATCATAAGACAACATAAATCAAAGCATTACAGAGCAAAAGTAAGACTGTTTAGGAATGTCAAAGCCAAATCATGTTCCTAAGGTCTAAAACTTCTGGCAGTCTTTTGGTTCTATAGCCAAATCATGTTACTCTTGGTTCTATAGTACTATGCAGTCATTCATATAATCTTTGACTTCTACTCCCTTAGTAGAGCACTATATATTAGagaaaatagatattatttgctGAAACCAATTGGGTACAACGAGCAAGAAGTAATAAACCGAATTAAAATCGAACCCTGTCGTAGAAACTATTAAGGATACATATCCAACATGCATTAAACAGTTGATAAATTCAAAGGGATAGTGGAGAATGGGGAATTACACTTATCTGAACTCAGCGGTGTGAGTAAGGCAAAGACCTTGAATAAGCATACCGGGATGATACTAATGAAGGTGGAAGCTCAGATTCAGTTATGCTTGGGTATCTTTGTGATGACGATCGGTAGTATTCAGCCAATGAATCCGCTGTAACATACCGGGAATAcaagtcatcatcttctcttctcgGAGAAGCCATGAACGTCCTTGGCGCCCTTTCATACTCATAACTGTGATACGGGTCTCTCCTGTAGGAGTCCAAAGCAACCGCTGAAGTTGGAGGGTCAAGCGAGTTTCGACTCAGGAGTTCCCGTCTAGAACTTTGATGATCATACATGTGGTAGTCTCTTTCAGGCAAGTGAACAAGACGAACTTCCCTACTACGGTCATGCCTCTCAATCTCTGCTTGTCTCAAAAGCCGTTCATGGTCCACAGATGAACGGTATGAATCCAAACGAACACGGTCTCGGCTGACAATATCGTAAGATGAATCAGGAGGCGGGATTGGATACTGCTGGGTTGTGTCTCTTCTTCTCAAGCCGTATGTTCGATACTCCCTTTCACTGAGATATAAGTCACGCGGCAGTTGTTCTTCTCTGCGTGGAGGAGGGGAATCACGTCTTCTTTCATGTGTACGGGTCGGGTGGGCTCTACTGCTACTAGGTGCGTAACGGTCTCTATCAGATCTTTTCCTGTCAGCATCACGAGGAACAGGGATTGGCTGTTTGTGGGTAAGTTGTGCAGGGATAGTAACTGGTCGGAAAAGCTTCTTAAGCTTAAATACCTTTATGAACACCAGATCAGAAGAGAAGATCAGAGTGATGAGAACGTGTTAAAGAGTTTGATATAGAGAAAAAGGATGGTATGAAAACAAATGTGAAATTACCTGCTTATTAGTCAATTCTGTTTTGAACttgtttttattgttgtaaTTCTCCTTGATAGCTGTTCTGAATTGGCTCTCAGGCAATGGTAAGCAATCACTAAAGATCTTAAAGCGCACCTGAGCAGAAcgaaaaaatgaacaaaaactcATATCATCTTCAAGACTAGATGTATAAATGAGAAGTTANTTAAAAGCGCCTTTGAGCTTCCACACCTCTTGTAAGTTTGGTTTAACTAGAGATCTTAATGGTTTAGATTAAGTCAGGTGGTTTCGCTCTTGTAAACAATGTAAGTTTCGCATGTGCTGTTACATCAGGGAATTTGTGAAGGATGCTGGGGCCGGTGGAAAAGGAAATTTGCCTATGAATGGAACACCAGAGATCGTGACGACAAAGGCATGGGATGGTAAAGATGGAGAGCTGATTGAGGAAGATGAATTCTCACTTGAAGAACTCATGGGAGGTGATGATACTGTTGCTTCGAAGGATGAGTTGTGAAGGATCCAATGGTCTTAACCTCCTCCGTTGAATGTGtttcaagtttttgtattttccaAAAGAGAGTCAGATCATTTCAGGAGATAGAACAGTCTGGATTTGGGATATAAATAGACACATAAGAGAGAACTTGTGCTGGAATGATATTATGAGTTAATCGCTCGAAACTTGTTTTCTCTGGTAGTCTTCATAAGGCTCATGGTAAGAGGcaaatttataaattgaaaCCTACTCATGTTATAGTAAAATCATAATCATAAGACAACATAAATCAAAGCATTACAGAGCAAAAGTAAGACTGTTTAGGAATGTCAAAGCCAAATC from Camelina sativa cultivar DH55 chromosome 7, Cs, whole genome shotgun sequence includes the following:
- the LOC104700165 gene encoding protein disulfide-isomerase 2-3-like isoform X2, encoding MYKSPLTLLMLLTLCFGFFDLGSALYGSSSPVVQLTASNFKSKVLNSNGVVLVEFFAPWCGHCKALTPTWEKVANILKGVATVAAIDADAHQSAAQDYGIQSFPTIKVFVPGKPPIDYQGARDAKSIANFAYKQIKGLLSDRLEGKSKPTGGGSNEKKSEPSASVELNSSNFDELVIKSNELWIVEFFAPWCGHCKKLAPEWKKAAKNLKGKVNLGHVNCDVEQSIMSRFKVQGFPTILVFGLDKSSPTSYDGARTASAIESFASELVESSAGPVEVTELTGSDVMEKNCGSAAICFISFLPDILDSKAEGRNKYLEILLAVAEKFKKHPYSFIWVAAVTQPDLEKRVNVGGYGYPAMVAMNMKKGVYAPLKSAFELPHLLEFVKDAGAGGKGNLPMNGTPEIVTTKAWDGKDGELIEEDEFSLEELMGGDDTVASKDEL
- the LOC104700165 gene encoding protein disulfide-isomerase 2-3-like isoform X1 yields the protein MYKSPLTLLMLLTLCFGFFDLGSALYGSSSPVVQLTASNFKSKVLNSNGVVLVEFFAPWCGHCKALTPTWEKVANILKGVATVAAIDADAHQSAAQDYGIQSFPTIKVFVPGKPPIDYQGARDAKSIANFAYKQIKGLLSDRLEGKSKPTGGGSNEKKSEPSASVELNSSNFDELVIKSNELWIVEFFAPWCGHCKKLAPEWKKAAKNLKGKVNLGHVNCDVEQSIMSRFKVQGFPTILVFGLDKSSPTSYDGARTASAIESFASELVESSAGPVEVTELTGSDVMEKNCGSAAICFISFLPDILDSKAEGRNKYLEILLAVAEKFKKHPYSFIWVAAVTQPDLEKRVNVGGYGYPAMVAMNMKKGVYAPLKSAFELPHLLEFVKDAGAGGKGNLPMNGTPEIVTTKAWDGKDGELIEEDEFSLEELMGGDDTVASKDEL
- the LOC104700164 gene encoding uncharacterized protein LOC104700164, encoding MSFCSFFRSAQVRFKIFSDCLPLPESQFRTAIKENYNNKNKFKTELTNKQVFKLKKLFRPVTIPAQLTHKQPIPVPRDADRKRSDRDRYAPSSSRAHPTRTHERRRDSPPPRREEQLPRDLYLSEREYRTYGLRRRDTTQQYPIPPPDSSYDIVSRDRVRLDSYRSSVDHERLLRQAEIERHDRSREVRLVHLPERDYHMYDHQSSRRELLSRNSLDPPTSAVALDSYRRDPYHSYEYERAPRTFMASPRREDDDLYSRYVTADSLAEYYRSSSQRYPSITESELPPSLVSSRYAYSRSLPYSHR
- the LOC104700165 gene encoding protein disulfide-isomerase 2-3-like isoform X3, which codes for MYKSPLTLLMLLTLCFGFFDLGSALYGSSSPVVQLTASNFKSKVLNSNGVVLVEFFAPWCGHCKALTPTWEKVANILKGVATVAAIDADAHQSAAQDYGIQSFPTIKVFVPGKPPIDYQGARDAKSIANFAYKQIKGLLSDRLEGKSKPTGGGSNEKKSEPSASVELNSSNFDELVIKSNELWIVEFFAPWCGHCKKLAPEWKKAAKNLKGKVNLGHVNCDVEQSIMSRFKVQGFPTILVFGLDKSSPTSYDGARTASAIESFASELVESSAGPVEVTELTGSDVMEKNCGSAAICFISFLPDILDSKAEGRNKYLEILLAVAEKFKKHPYSFIWVAAVTQPDLEKRVNVGGYGYPAMVAMNMKKGVYAPLKSAFELPHLLEFVKDAGAGGKGNLPMNGTPEIVTTKAWDGKDGELIEEDEFSLEELMGGDDTVASKDEL